In a genomic window of Temperatibacter marinus:
- a CDS encoding DUF2306 domain-containing protein: MTKEREKLKSLVTPAVAKNAIDMSAKFWFLTVVIGQAIFSYYILAVYYTAIAAQNTQDFNIVMPGGYVEGDVWGNIAVVAHVLFAAIITVGGLVQLIPAIRSKVPALHRWNGRLYILAAMTMSLSGAFMILTRSDVIVGNIFGHTTLMINGVIIIACAIMAVKRARQKQFVKHRVWALRLFIAVSGVWMFRIGMMAWITWHGRPVGIDTATFTGPFLTVLYTLVYVFPLLFLEVYLRVQARGSANQRLFTAVGVVLVSLIFAGGIFGATMGMWLPRIS; encoded by the coding sequence ATGACGAAAGAACGAGAGAAGTTAAAGTCACTAGTAACCCCCGCAGTCGCCAAAAATGCGATCGATATGTCAGCCAAATTTTGGTTTTTAACGGTGGTGATCGGGCAAGCAATTTTTTCATATTATATTCTGGCAGTCTATTATACAGCGATTGCAGCACAGAATACCCAAGATTTTAATATTGTTATGCCAGGAGGGTATGTTGAAGGGGATGTTTGGGGGAATATCGCCGTCGTGGCTCATGTACTTTTTGCGGCGATCATCACAGTAGGGGGGCTGGTCCAGCTGATTCCAGCTATTCGGAGTAAAGTGCCAGCCCTTCACCGGTGGAACGGACGGCTTTACATCTTAGCTGCAATGACGATGAGTTTAAGCGGGGCATTTATGATCCTCACAAGAAGTGATGTCATTGTTGGCAATATATTCGGTCATACCACGCTTATGATTAATGGCGTGATCATTATTGCCTGCGCAATTATGGCCGTTAAGAGAGCCAGGCAAAAACAATTTGTAAAACACCGAGTTTGGGCTCTGCGCTTGTTTATTGCAGTGAGTGGGGTCTGGATGTTTCGAATTGGCATGATGGCATGGATTACATGGCACGGTAGACCTGTCGGTATAGACACGGCTACATTTACAGGGCCATTTCTAACGGTCTTATACACATTGGTATACGTCTTTCCGCTTCTGTTTCTTGAAGTTTATTTAAGGGTACAGGCTCGTGGTTCGGCCAACCAGAGGCTCTTCACAGCTGTCGGGGTCGTGTTGGTAAGTCTGATTTTTGCAGGGGGCATTTTCGGCGCAACAATGGGGATGTGGCTGCCACGAATATCTTAG
- a CDS encoding WD40/YVTN/BNR-like repeat-containing protein yields the protein MTSFRTILKAGLSASVALILFAGPSAGVSAKDKSVPKANPFSNLKPRMIGPAHTSGRISDFAVHPQKSNIFYVATSSGGIWKTVNNGITWTPIFDRYGSYAIGNIEMDPSNSDVLWAGTGENNSQRSVANGDGIYKSTDGGKSWSHVGLKNSGHISTIWINPENGNHVRVASQGPLWSSGGDRGLFETHDGGKTWKNLLEIDEHTGVNEFVVDLANPDHMVVSSYQRRRHVWTLINGGPGSGIHRTTDGGKTWTKVRSGLPGGDLGRIGLAAAPSQPGLVYAIIEANKGKGIYVSENFGVSWTKRSSHMTTSPQYYNELFVDPKDPNKIYSTDTFTQVSKDGGRTWKWLSVRSRHVDDHALWINPKNTDHLIIGGDGGVYESYDAGDQWRHMGNLPIAQFYRITPDNSAPFYNVCGGTQDNNSLCAPSRTTSVHGILNHDWQIILGGDGYKAVFDPEDPNIIYTQYQYGGLARFDKRTSQKAYITPQPASGENKYKWNWNTPIIVSPHKSTRIYYAAEKLFKSDDRGDNWTVVSPDLTRQLDRNKLKVMDRVWSVDAIAKNDSTSIYGSIIGLSESSLKEGLLYIGTDDGLIQITEDGGKTWRKVSQFKGVPDMSLIEDVVASVHDENVAYAAIDNHKRGDYKPYLLKTTDKGKKWKLISKGLPARGSVHTIAEDHRDPNLLFAGTEYGLFFTQDGGDNWTQIKNGFPTIAVRDLEIQRRENDLVIGTFGRGIYILDDYSPLRLKAADVAEAKATLFSVKDAWQYIPSTRFGNNRRGSRGDQLFSADNPDYGAIFTYHLGHSLMTEKARRMKSEGEKAKKGEDTPYPTFDVLRRESVEEAPAVEFIIRDEKGAIVRKLNGRTAKGMHRVAWDLRHEAPDSVSFAKRRELLPWESPPRGALVVPGRYTVELGLREKGKLVMVEDQKQSFTVKALVKSPEETEDRAALTDFMQKTVDLEKALLSATSSSRAFSNRLRYLKAAILRTPALDEEYGVRLRAVEARLKSVNVALFGDSAIASINEPTPMSIRQRVGTITGHWGAVWKVPGVHKRAYKIAASEFAGAQAELKAISEALLTLEAEATKAGAPHTPGRLSDWSEK from the coding sequence ATGACATCTTTTCGTACTATCTTAAAAGCAGGCCTATCAGCATCAGTTGCTCTGATTTTATTTGCCGGCCCATCTGCAGGCGTTTCTGCAAAAGATAAATCTGTTCCTAAAGCGAACCCATTTTCTAATTTGAAGCCACGTATGATTGGTCCAGCTCATACTTCAGGGCGTATTTCTGATTTTGCAGTGCACCCACAGAAGAGTAATATATTTTATGTGGCGACCTCATCAGGTGGCATTTGGAAAACAGTCAATAACGGTATCACTTGGACCCCGATTTTTGATCGATATGGCTCGTATGCTATCGGTAATATTGAAATGGATCCCTCTAACTCAGATGTTCTCTGGGCTGGAACCGGCGAGAATAACAGTCAACGCTCTGTTGCCAATGGTGACGGTATTTATAAGTCTACAGATGGAGGCAAAAGTTGGTCTCACGTTGGCCTGAAGAACAGCGGTCATATTTCTACCATCTGGATCAATCCCGAAAATGGGAATCATGTTCGTGTCGCGTCCCAGGGACCCTTATGGAGTAGCGGTGGAGATAGAGGTCTTTTTGAGACCCATGACGGTGGAAAGACTTGGAAAAATCTTCTGGAAATTGATGAACATACAGGGGTAAATGAATTTGTTGTTGATCTCGCTAACCCTGATCATATGGTTGTCAGCAGTTATCAAAGGCGCCGCCATGTTTGGACCTTGATAAACGGGGGGCCTGGCAGTGGCATTCACCGTACGACAGACGGTGGTAAAACATGGACAAAAGTCCGGTCAGGGCTGCCTGGTGGGGATCTTGGTCGTATTGGCTTAGCAGCGGCGCCTAGTCAACCAGGCTTAGTATATGCCATTATTGAAGCCAATAAAGGCAAAGGAATATATGTCTCTGAAAACTTTGGGGTGAGTTGGACAAAGCGGTCCTCCCATATGACAACCAGTCCGCAATATTATAATGAGCTATTTGTCGATCCAAAAGATCCTAACAAAATATATTCAACAGATACGTTCACTCAGGTTTCCAAAGATGGAGGACGGACATGGAAATGGCTGTCTGTGAGATCCCGTCATGTGGATGATCATGCTTTATGGATTAACCCGAAGAATACTGACCATCTCATCATTGGGGGAGACGGCGGTGTTTACGAATCTTATGATGCAGGGGATCAGTGGCGTCATATGGGGAATTTGCCCATAGCGCAATTTTATCGCATTACGCCTGATAATTCTGCGCCCTTCTATAATGTTTGTGGCGGGACACAGGATAATAACAGCCTATGTGCTCCGAGCCGAACGACAAGTGTTCACGGCATTCTCAATCATGATTGGCAGATCATTTTAGGCGGCGATGGCTATAAAGCTGTCTTTGATCCTGAAGACCCTAATATTATCTATACACAGTATCAATATGGTGGATTGGCGCGTTTTGATAAGCGCACATCTCAGAAGGCTTATATTACACCGCAGCCAGCGAGCGGAGAAAATAAATATAAGTGGAATTGGAATACACCGATTATTGTTAGCCCACATAAATCAACACGAATTTACTATGCGGCTGAAAAGCTTTTCAAATCTGATGACCGAGGGGATAACTGGACGGTTGTAAGTCCTGATCTAACACGGCAGTTGGATCGCAATAAACTGAAGGTTATGGATCGTGTTTGGAGCGTGGATGCTATTGCTAAGAATGATAGTACATCCATCTATGGGAGTATCATTGGATTAAGTGAGAGTTCTTTGAAGGAAGGTCTTCTTTATATCGGTACTGATGATGGTCTTATACAAATTACAGAAGACGGTGGGAAGACGTGGCGCAAAGTAAGTCAGTTTAAGGGTGTCCCTGATATGTCTCTTATCGAGGATGTCGTGGCTTCTGTACATGATGAGAACGTTGCATATGCTGCTATAGATAACCATAAACGCGGTGACTATAAGCCTTATCTTCTTAAAACAACAGATAAGGGTAAGAAATGGAAGCTGATTAGCAAGGGTTTGCCAGCAAGGGGGTCTGTTCATACCATTGCTGAAGACCATAGAGATCCAAATCTTTTATTTGCCGGGACTGAGTATGGGTTGTTTTTCACTCAAGATGGCGGCGATAATTGGACGCAAATAAAAAATGGTTTCCCAACCATAGCAGTGCGTGATCTTGAAATTCAACGTCGAGAGAATGATTTAGTCATTGGTACGTTTGGGCGCGGGATTTATATTCTTGATGATTATTCACCACTTCGCCTCAAAGCCGCAGACGTTGCTGAAGCGAAAGCGACACTCTTTAGCGTGAAAGATGCTTGGCAATATATACCGTCCACACGTTTTGGAAATAATAGAAGAGGATCAAGAGGTGATCAGTTGTTTAGCGCCGATAACCCCGATTATGGTGCAATCTTTACCTATCACTTAGGGCATAGTCTTATGACAGAGAAGGCGAGGCGTATGAAATCGGAAGGAGAAAAAGCTAAAAAGGGCGAAGATACTCCTTATCCGACTTTTGACGTTTTGCGCCGTGAATCTGTGGAGGAAGCGCCTGCTGTGGAATTTATTATTCGTGATGAAAAAGGGGCCATCGTAAGAAAACTCAATGGGCGAACAGCAAAAGGTATGCACCGCGTTGCTTGGGACTTACGACATGAAGCGCCTGACTCTGTTTCATTTGCCAAAAGACGTGAGTTGTTGCCTTGGGAATCGCCGCCACGCGGCGCACTTGTTGTTCCAGGCCGGTATACTGTTGAACTGGGCCTTCGCGAAAAAGGCAAGCTGGTGATGGTCGAAGATCAAAAGCAGAGCTTTACGGTTAAGGCGCTTGTAAAAAGCCCTGAAGAAACTGAAGATAGAGCAGCGTTAACAGACTTTATGCAAAAAACGGTGGATCTAGAAAAGGCCTTACTTTCTGCTACCAGCAGCAGTCGGGCATTTTCAAATCGTCTCCGGTATTTGAAAGCAGCAATTCTTAGAACGCCGGCCTTGGATGAAGAGTATGGTGTCCGTTTAAGGGCTGTAGAAGCACGATTGAAGTCTGTGAACGTCGCATTGTTTGGGGATAGTGCCATTGCCTCTATCAATGAGCCTACTCCTATGTCGATCCGTCAACGTGTAGGTACGATTACGGGGCATTGGGGGGCTGTATGGAAAGTGCCTGGGGTGCATAAGCGGGCATATAAAATTGCTGCGAGTGAATTTGCTGGGGCGCAGGCTGAATTGAAAGCTATTTCTGAAGCTCTTTTGACCCTTGAAGCAGAGGCGACAAAAGCAGGCGCACCGCATACGCCAGGTAGGCTCTCAGACTGGTCTGAGAAATAA
- a CDS encoding winged helix-turn-helix transcriptional regulator, whose translation MNKSENKSGSLCPAVKASAIIGDKWVLLILRELFLGAHRYNDFQKAIARISPTVLSGRLKDMETAGLLIKRTVSGKKGGEYRLTKSGRELGPIIDHLSRWGLRWTRRSLKDEDIDVAGFMWDFHRSLNLDELPDGKTVLSVQFPEQETYKKWWLIIENGTVDLCTEDPGFDIDIYIVSSLISMVSVWMGDSTLKEELASQAMTLTGDHYLMKTAARWFALSRYSDVRPVSSLK comes from the coding sequence ATGAACAAATCAGAAAATAAGTCTGGCAGTCTTTGTCCTGCGGTAAAGGCCTCTGCCATTATCGGGGATAAATGGGTTCTTTTAATTTTGAGAGAACTATTTCTAGGGGCCCATCGATATAATGACTTTCAAAAAGCAATTGCACGCATCTCTCCAACGGTTCTGAGTGGCCGTCTAAAAGACATGGAAACGGCTGGATTGCTTATAAAAAGAACAGTTTCTGGTAAAAAGGGTGGCGAATATAGGCTGACAAAAAGTGGTAGAGAATTGGGTCCTATCATTGACCACCTTTCAAGGTGGGGCCTGAGATGGACCCGCAGAAGCCTTAAAGATGAAGATATTGATGTAGCAGGCTTCATGTGGGACTTCCACCGCTCCCTCAATCTTGATGAATTGCCGGACGGTAAAACAGTATTATCTGTACAATTCCCTGAGCAAGAGACTTATAAAAAATGGTGGCTCATCATTGAAAATGGCACTGTTGATTTATGCACAGAGGATCCTGGATTTGATATTGATATTTATATAGTATCCTCACTAATCTCTATGGTTTCCGTATGGATGGGAGATAGCACATTGAAAGAAGAGCTCGCTTCACAAGCAATGACCCTGACCGGAGATCATTACCTGATGAAAACTGCAGCGCGGTGGTTTGCCCTGTCGCGCTATTCTGATGTCAGACCTGTTTCCTCATTAAAATAA
- a CDS encoding OsmC family protein: MKTLDRFKDAITRKYRQSFTKQITQLGQSYLEEKERAIVRDYAATSSNFVPADQTLYSAVKPGQYDQAYIPIGVHEKIGGKGDFPNPGELFCASLAACLDSCIRLISTRMGVELTELSVAVEGVVDIRATLRLTQDVPVGFKSLKINVLLEAHHDISQDILDAIVKAAEHSCVILQTLKSQPSIDLEVRPTSSNAEAA; encoded by the coding sequence ATGAAGACACTCGATAGATTTAAAGATGCAATAACACGCAAATACCGTCAAAGTTTTACCAAACAAATTACGCAGTTGGGGCAGTCCTATCTGGAAGAAAAGGAGAGGGCTATAGTTCGCGATTATGCCGCGACAAGTTCCAACTTTGTACCAGCTGATCAAACTCTTTATTCTGCGGTAAAGCCAGGTCAGTATGATCAAGCATATATTCCCATCGGTGTGCATGAAAAGATCGGAGGGAAGGGTGACTTTCCAAACCCAGGCGAATTATTCTGTGCATCCCTCGCAGCTTGCTTAGACAGTTGCATACGATTAATTTCTACCCGCATGGGGGTTGAATTAACTGAATTGAGTGTTGCTGTTGAAGGTGTCGTCGATATCCGTGCAACACTAAGGTTAACTCAAGACGTTCCTGTTGGATTTAAGTCCTTAAAGATAAACGTTCTTTTAGAGGCTCATCATGACATCTCTCAGGACATATTAGATGCCATTGTTAAAGCAGCTGAGCATAGCTGTGTTATTCTCCAAACACTTAAATCTCAACCCTCTATTGATCTGGAGGTCAGACCAACTTCCAGCAATGCTGAAGCAGCCTAA
- a CDS encoding methyltransferase family protein, with amino-acid sequence MSIFHLTFGTITYAIFWGVFSYLIIFMGGDFIGVYVPSLEALELKTINSGTSIGAIPGVPPLMHNIILLIVFGFQHSLMARLGFKNIVTKYIPKESERSFYVLTTCGYLIWLYLSWYPLSDDIWHLDGLFHGLITALFLGGALVALWSTFLINHFQLFGISQAWHAFKGTQPLADCFQEKALYKYSRHPLYLGMLTTFWFVPTMTTGHLLFSAIWTAYIFIGIGYEERDLMHSLGDKYREYMMRVPQLIPLGRRK; translated from the coding sequence ATGTCTATTTTTCATTTAACATTTGGCACGATCACCTATGCGATATTTTGGGGCGTGTTCAGTTACCTTATAATTTTTATGGGGGGCGACTTCATTGGGGTTTATGTTCCTTCCCTAGAGGCCCTTGAGCTGAAAACAATTAATTCAGGGACAAGTATTGGGGCTATACCAGGTGTCCCCCCCCTCATGCACAATATAATTTTGCTTATAGTGTTTGGATTTCAACATAGTCTAATGGCAAGGTTAGGGTTTAAAAATATTGTCACAAAATATATCCCAAAAGAAAGTGAGCGCAGCTTTTATGTTTTGACCACCTGTGGCTATTTGATCTGGCTTTATCTTTCTTGGTACCCCTTATCAGACGACATTTGGCATCTTGATGGCCTGTTTCACGGGCTGATAACCGCCCTGTTTTTGGGAGGAGCTCTTGTCGCTCTATGGTCTACTTTTCTAATCAATCACTTTCAGCTGTTTGGTATCTCTCAGGCCTGGCATGCTTTTAAAGGCACACAGCCACTTGCAGATTGTTTTCAAGAGAAGGCTCTCTATAAATATTCACGCCATCCTCTCTATTTAGGCATGCTGACAACGTTTTGGTTCGTCCCTACGATGACAACAGGACATCTGCTCTTTTCAGCCATCTGGACAGCTTATATCTTTATAGGGATTGGCTATGAGGAAAGAGATTTAATGCACTCTTTAGGAGATAAATATCGGGAGTATATGATGAGGGTCCCACAGCTAATCCCGCTGGGACGTCGAAAATAG
- a CDS encoding MerC domain-containing protein, translated as MITISKNKGPFFDKVGILVSTVCLLHCMIVPLLYLIFPFALFPFLSSEWVHLTLASLAVPIAIAAMKMGYSKHGSKRPLYIVLLGMLMLWGALLAHDSPWLETIVAVIGAASIAMAHHLNHTLMGKPR; from the coding sequence ATGATTACAATATCCAAGAATAAAGGCCCATTTTTTGATAAAGTAGGTATTCTAGTTTCTACGGTTTGTCTTCTTCATTGCATGATTGTACCTCTTCTTTATCTTATCTTTCCTTTCGCACTTTTTCCTTTTCTTAGCAGTGAATGGGTTCATCTTACGCTTGCATCCCTAGCGGTTCCCATAGCAATAGCCGCGATGAAAATGGGATATTCTAAGCATGGATCTAAACGCCCTCTGTACATTGTTCTTTTGGGTATGCTAATGCTGTGGGGGGCACTGTTAGCTCATGATTCACCCTGGCTGGAAACGATAGTTGCTGTGATTGGAGCAGCAAGCATAGCAATGGCTCATCACCTCAATCACACTTTGATGGGAAAACCGAGATGA
- a CDS encoding ABC transporter ATP-binding protein: MTSTEIKRSVETAAPLIEVSNLKHAFQEQVVLDIPRWQIEDGQHSLILGPSGSGKTTLLSILTGLLKQSEGIVTVLGETLAHIPSRQKDRFRAQHFGVVFQDNHLISSLTVRENIEITQQITGGKADWEWAKHLLNELGIFSKVSKKPNALSRGEAQRVALVCAAMSRPQILIADEPTSALDDHNTEKVIGLFNKLAREVNSTLLIATHDQRLKRLYDHQLSLNLLHTEKGEVS, from the coding sequence ATGACTTCAACTGAAATCAAGAGATCTGTTGAAACTGCTGCGCCACTCATAGAGGTGAGTAATTTAAAGCATGCCTTTCAGGAACAGGTTGTCTTAGATATTCCCCGTTGGCAGATAGAAGATGGTCAGCATAGTTTAATCCTTGGCCCTTCGGGCAGTGGTAAAACAACCTTACTTTCCATCCTAACGGGTTTATTAAAACAATCTGAAGGGATCGTGACTGTTTTAGGGGAAACTCTAGCGCATATCCCCTCTCGTCAAAAAGATCGTTTTAGAGCTCAGCATTTCGGGGTCGTGTTTCAAGATAATCATCTTATATCCAGCTTAACAGTTCGTGAGAATATAGAAATCACTCAGCAAATTACAGGCGGAAAAGCTGATTGGGAGTGGGCTAAGCATTTACTAAATGAGTTGGGTATTTTCAGCAAAGTGTCTAAGAAACCAAATGCACTTAGTCGCGGTGAAGCTCAACGTGTTGCTCTTGTTTGTGCTGCTATGTCACGTCCTCAGATATTGATAGCAGATGAACCAACGTCAGCTTTGGATGATCATAATACCGAGAAAGTTATTGGCTTATTCAACAAATTAGCCCGAGAAGTGAATTCAACGTTATTGATTGCCACTCACGATCAAAGATTAAAAAGATTATACGATCATCAATTGTCTCTGAACCTTCTTCACACTGAAAAGGGAGAAGTATCGTGA
- a CDS encoding ABC transporter permease, translating into MVFKLAWATIKHKPLSNLLTVFTLAIAVALISILLQFSGHMDQRLQKDFARIDMVVGAKGSPMQIVLSSVMHVDIPTGNIPLSEVKMIRSHRFVESAVPIALGDSYAGYRLVGSSLDFFKLYDVDYAAGSHWNKSHQVVIGAETARVLDLQLGSKFESAHGVTDGGASHDHVDYEVVGILKPTGSIVDRLLLTSIESIWLAHGQNTHASSDHEESQTQGHNDDRDQHHHDENHSAEFDIWSVEAKDKEVTALLLQYRSPVAAITLPQVINKRPGLQAAIPSFEIARLYNLLSGFFQVAELIGLILILIGGLSIFTTLSQTSSQKMYDIALLRARGMKASWVFIQLLLEGIILAFFSVFIGIGLGHLATFAAFYSFEAFQNVNMDGTTFYLSEVQLIVVTFAIAIVAVLWPAVKGFRVDPQILLKNGK; encoded by the coding sequence ATGGTCTTTAAATTAGCTTGGGCAACCATAAAACATAAGCCGCTTTCTAATTTGTTAACAGTGTTCACTCTTGCGATTGCTGTGGCCCTCATTTCTATATTATTACAATTTAGTGGACATATGGATCAACGCTTGCAAAAGGACTTTGCTCGAATTGATATGGTTGTAGGGGCGAAGGGCAGTCCAATGCAGATCGTCCTATCCAGTGTTATGCATGTGGATATACCGACGGGCAATATTCCTCTATCTGAAGTGAAGATGATCCGTTCACATCGGTTTGTAGAATCCGCAGTGCCGATTGCTTTGGGGGATAGTTATGCAGGCTATCGACTTGTGGGCTCTAGTCTCGACTTTTTCAAACTTTATGATGTAGACTATGCGGCAGGATCCCATTGGAATAAGTCTCATCAGGTTGTCATCGGCGCGGAAACTGCCCGCGTACTTGACCTTCAACTAGGAAGCAAATTTGAAAGCGCGCACGGTGTTACAGACGGCGGGGCGTCCCATGACCATGTTGACTATGAGGTCGTCGGAATTCTAAAACCAACAGGCAGCATTGTTGACCGATTACTTCTGACTTCAATTGAAAGTATCTGGCTTGCTCATGGTCAAAACACTCATGCTTCTAGCGACCATGAAGAAAGCCAAACTCAAGGGCATAATGACGACAGGGACCAGCATCATCATGATGAAAACCATTCTGCTGAATTTGATATTTGGTCTGTAGAGGCTAAAGACAAAGAAGTTACAGCGCTACTCCTTCAATATCGCTCGCCTGTTGCGGCGATTACCTTACCACAAGTTATTAATAAGCGGCCTGGACTGCAGGCAGCGATACCATCTTTTGAAATTGCCCGTCTTTACAATTTATTATCTGGATTTTTCCAAGTTGCAGAATTAATAGGCCTCATCTTGATCCTTATTGGAGGTCTCAGTATTTTTACAACACTCAGTCAAACATCGTCACAGAAAATGTATGATATAGCTTTGCTCCGCGCTCGTGGAATGAAAGCATCCTGGGTCTTTATACAGCTTCTCCTTGAAGGAATAATCCTTGCTTTCTTTAGTGTTTTTATAGGCATTGGGTTGGGTCATCTAGCTACCTTTGCTGCTTTCTATTCTTTTGAAGCCTTTCAAAATGTTAATATGGATGGCACCACTTTTTATCTTTCAGAAGTGCAGCTCATCGTGGTAACCTTTGCAATTGCTATCGTTGCGGTTCTATGGCCTGCAGTCAAAGGGTTTAGAGTTGATCCGCAAATTCTTCTTAAGAACGGGAAATAA
- a CDS encoding DUF3299 domain-containing protein, producing MFQTGRNIKLLGLIAILIMTYPVFTVANAQDFLSTDEEGIETVWKPAEAIEGSIPWHVFLGVPYEEQLMNDIPIAVPKFTPSIMALVGQRIKVNGYMVPLEPSDKQGHFLLMAYTHSCPFHMTGGPNGYIEVYADFPVTVTFAPILIEGVLTLEKDFTRGVFFKLTASQQVAKKKK from the coding sequence ATGTTTCAGACTGGCCGAAATATAAAACTTTTGGGGCTCATTGCCATTCTAATTATGACGTATCCAGTATTTACGGTGGCTAACGCTCAAGACTTCCTTTCTACAGATGAAGAGGGGATTGAAACAGTCTGGAAGCCAGCGGAAGCCATTGAAGGGTCTATTCCGTGGCATGTCTTTTTAGGTGTGCCATATGAAGAGCAATTGATGAATGACATCCCGATAGCTGTTCCCAAATTCACTCCATCTATCATGGCCCTAGTAGGGCAAAGGATTAAGGTGAATGGTTATATGGTTCCATTGGAGCCTAGTGACAAGCAAGGACATTTTCTCTTGATGGCTTATACACATTCATGCCCATTCCATATGACGGGAGGACCAAATGGTTATATTGAAGTCTATGCTGATTTTCCTGTAACTGTTACTTTTGCCCCTATTTTGATTGAAGGAGTTCTTACGCTTGAGAAAGACTTTACAAGAGGGGTTTTCTTTAAATTAACGGCATCGCAGCAGGTTGCTAAAAAGAAGAAATAG
- a CDS encoding ABC transporter ATP-binding protein: protein MTNTLLSLETLSLNYGDLKAVKDVSFSLMPGEIGCFLGPSGCGKTSLLRLISGFEKPSAGEILLKGLPLANEQTFVKAEDRKIGMVFQDFALFPHMTVSENIAFGLAGVKRKVVEEKVQALLDLVDLVAEKNRYPHQISGGQQQRVALARAMAPNPTLLLLDEPFSSLDSTLRSDLAQNIRSVLKKNKMSAILVTHDQQEAFAMADKIGVFDQGRLCQWDTATALYHQPMSQEVASFIGEGHWIAGKVLTENTAQTSLGVIKISSRFKKDESIAVHIRPEDIILGVKECEAQILSAHFQGDRYKLEILYNDLRLFTYVPTSKDSFQEGQSIYFALNKREYSAFATDSQ from the coding sequence ATGACTAACACCCTCCTCTCTCTTGAGACACTTTCTTTAAATTACGGTGATCTCAAAGCTGTGAAGGATGTTTCCTTTTCTCTCATGCCAGGTGAGATAGGCTGTTTTCTTGGCCCCAGCGGCTGCGGTAAGACCAGCCTCTTACGCCTAATCTCAGGCTTTGAAAAACCCTCTGCAGGAGAAATTCTCCTCAAAGGCCTACCGCTTGCTAATGAGCAGACCTTTGTCAAAGCCGAAGACCGAAAAATTGGGATGGTCTTTCAAGATTTCGCTCTCTTTCCCCATATGACAGTTTCAGAAAACATCGCATTTGGCCTTGCAGGCGTTAAACGAAAAGTCGTTGAGGAGAAAGTTCAAGCCCTTTTGGACCTTGTCGACCTCGTTGCGGAAAAAAATAGATACCCACATCAAATATCTGGCGGGCAACAACAGCGTGTGGCCCTAGCAAGAGCGATGGCACCAAATCCAACCCTTCTGCTCCTCGATGAACCTTTTTCTAGTCTTGATAGTACTCTTAGGAGTGATCTGGCTCAGAATATCAGGTCTGTTCTAAAAAAGAATAAGATGTCCGCAATTCTTGTTACCCATGATCAACAAGAAGCATTTGCCATGGCAGATAAAATTGGTGTCTTTGATCAAGGAAGGTTATGTCAATGGGATACAGCGACAGCGTTATATCATCAGCCAATGTCTCAAGAAGTGGCCTCTTTTATTGGAGAAGGGCACTGGATTGCGGGCAAGGTCCTGACTGAAAATACAGCACAGACCAGTCTGGGCGTGATAAAAATTTCATCAAGATTTAAAAAGGATGAATCTATTGCCGTCCATATCAGGCCTGAAGATATCATTTTAGGTGTGAAGGAATGTGAGGCACAGATACTCTCTGCACACTTCCAGGGAGACCGCTACAAATTAGAAATACTTTACAATGATCTTCGCCTATTCACTTATGTCCCAACGAGCAAAGACAGCTTTCAAGAAGGACAATCTATCTACTTTGCCCTAAATAAACGAGAGTATTCAGCTTTTGCCACTGACTCACAGTAG